TTGAAAACCATCGAGATAATCGGTGATATCATTAGTCTGTGATTGACCTTTTCCGCCACCGCCGGAAGTATTGATCTTACGAAGCTTTATCCCATCGGCACGATAAAGGTAACTCAATCCAAAGCTTACAGATCCCCCAAGAGGATTATTCTGAATGATGGAATAAGAATTGGGTAAATTCAAATAATTATAATCAATACTTTGGATTCCTTTATCTTTCATAGTCATCATGTTACCATTCAGGTCATAATCAATCATATTGTTTCCTCCTTCATACCCTGTTTCATTCATAGCATTCTCAACCACTTTATCCAGACGGTTCCGGTATATTGATAAACAAGATCATCTACTAAGGTAGAGGTTAGCCCGGATATGGGAACAGCTCTTCTTTTTAGGGTGTTTATATTCCCGTTAAGATCATAGGTAAGATATTCATCAAAATTCCCACTAACACCTGTGGTGGGTTCTTTATAGAAAGCATTGGTCAGTCTGTTAATGTTGTCATATTCATAATTGTAACGTTTCAACAAATTCTCTGATCCATTGTTCCAGTCTATTTCTGCAACATTACCGTTGTATTTCCCGGTAGACTGAGTGTTGACAGGATTATTATATCTTAATTCATACCCAAAAAGTTTCCCATTCAGATTAGCAGGATCATTAATCTTGGTCATCCAGCCTCGGATATTGTATTTATAATCAATTTGCTGAAGTGGCGAGCCTACAGAAACTCCACCGACTTTCTTAGAAGCCAGTTGCGAAATTTCATTATAGGTATTCTGGGTAAGGATTTCCACAGGATTAGAGTCTACCTGATGTTTATGAACCAAAAGCCTGTTCTGGTGATCATACTCAAAACTCTCTGTGATCACTCTTTCTGTATCGGTATCTAATCTCTTATGTCGGGTGATGACCTGCTGAGCTACTCCCGCAAAATCCAGTTTAGATTCTGTCTTCGTATACCCACCCAAATGATTGATAGCATACGTTCCAATCGCTCTTCCTTTGGTATCATAATAGGTATAATTCTTCGTCCAGTTGTCATCTTCAATATTCTTTACCAGGCTCATTACAGGAAGTCCTTTGGTGCTTCTGCCTTCTGAAGACAATGTTTCTGTTAAAGTAGCTTCTCCCTGAATGGTGGATGGAAATGGAGGATTAAAATTATAACCGGGATAAGTGTCATAATAATTGATACTTAGAATGGTTTCTGTATCTACCATGAAATAATTATTGACATAATAAATCGTCATTCCATTTCTGGTAAATCCCTGGGTACTGCGAGGCTCTGTGATCACTAAGTCTTTAATCAGATCTTGTAAAACAGCTCTTTTGGCAGTAGATGCGAGAACTCCTGTATAAATTACTCTTCCAAAAACATCATACTTTGTGAGAAGCCATTTACCTTTGGGTGCCATTACGGCATCCTGTGTCAAAATCAGTCTATCAGCTTTATCATACACCATAAACTCCCAGCCTTTACCGGGAAGTTTCTTTTCTACCAGACGATTTCTGCTATCATAACGATACTGATAACAAAGGGCGTTAAGCAAAGGCTCACCCGTTCCCTTGTTTACTGCTTTGGGCGGAATTACAAAGGCTAACTGGTCATATTCATTATACACATAATAAGTATCTGCATTTTCAGTAGAATTCACCTTCCTTACCATCAGAGTCTGCCCTCTTCCATTCTTAAATTCTACCGTTGGATTTCCGTCTTCATCTGTCACAGTATTTTTATACAATGTTCCGGGAGCATAAGTTGTAGCAGGAGATACACTTAGCTCGCTTTTTGTAGCTCCGTTTTCCCATATTGTCTTGGTTGTATATTGGTATACTTCATTGGCCAGATTGGCTTCATATGAAAATCCTACAGGCTTATTTGCCCAGTCGTTACCTGGCTGAACCTGTTGCAAGATTCTGTCCAAGGGAGATTTTTCCAATACTTTCTCAGAATAGATCTTTTCTGAGCCATAAGAGGTTGTAACATTAGATAAAGGATTAGAAATAATAGCACCGTTCTGAGTTCCTGACTGAGGAATGGGTAAATAGTCTTTGACCTGCCTCCCAAACTGATCATATTCGAAATGCATAACCACATCTTTTCCTTGGGGAGATGCTTTTACATTTACCACCTGCTTAGGTCTTCCCAAGCCATCAAAATACTGAACAGTCTGAGCTTGTTTAGCCGCAGGATCACTCTGGCTCTTCTCCTCCAGATAGGTTCTGGTATACACATAATTTCAGTGGAAGATCCGGCTAAACCGCTAGGCAGCTGAACCTGAGCTTTTATAGTACCCATCAATAGAAGGGTTCCTATGGGGATTATAAGTTTTTTCATCAATTTTAGTTTTTATAGTTGTATTTCAGCTCTTTCAATATTTTACCATTGGCATCAATCACTTTTTCAAGCCTGTTGGCGGAATCATAAAGATAGGTTTCTCTTATTCCGGATGGCGGGGTGATGCTTCTTACTCCAATTAAGGCATCATAACTGTAGGTAGTCACCGTATACCTTGATAAATTGCTTCTGAAGGTTTTGAAGGCATTGAATAAATTGCTCTCGTCATTATTTGACCCGGCAGAGGCATCCAAATCGGAGGCATTCACAATGCTGTCGATCAATGATTGTGAAATATTTTCCAATTTTATATTTTCTATCTTAGCAATAGGCTGAGTCTGGTTATAGCCCCAGATAATGACCGTTGAAATACCATCCTTAGTGGTATACTGTCGGATATTTCCTTTGGAATCATATTTATCATAAGTAATATCAGTAGATGCTACATTTTGCAAATCAGTTGAAAGTACAGCATGTGGTAATACTAGACCTGATGTCTTGATATCCGCTTCCGCTTGATTAAATGGATATAATATTTCTGTCTTGCTAAGCATTTTGCTGTTAACTCCCATGGTCTTGCTTGTTTTGACTTCTAAAGGAACTCCAATCATATTTTTTGAGATCATCAATTGATTCCCTTTTTCATGGGCATACTGATATTGGGATTCGATAACACTACCATCAGGATCTGTGGTGGTACTTGAGAGAAGCAGATGTGGGAATTCTTTAGA
This is a stretch of genomic DNA from Chryseobacterium tructae. It encodes these proteins:
- a CDS encoding DUF6443 domain-containing protein, which gives rise to MYTRTYLEEKSQSDPAAKQAQTVQYFDGLGRPKQVVNVKASPQGKDVVMHFEYDQFGRQVKDYLPIPQSGTQNGAIISNPLSNVTTSYGSEKIYSEKVLEKSPLDRILQQVQPGNDWANKPVGFSYEANLANEVYQYTTKTIWENGATKSELSVSPATTYAPGTLYKNTVTDEDGNPTVEFKNGRGQTLMVRKVNSTENADTYYVYNEYDQLAFVIPPKAVNKGTGEPLLNALCYQYRYDSRNRLVEKKLPGKGWEFMVYDKADRLILTQDAVMAPKGKWLLTKYDVFGRVIYTGVLASTAKRAVLQDLIKDLVITEPRSTQGFTRNGMTIYYVNNYFMVDTETILSINYYDTYPGYNFNPPFPSTIQGEATLTETLSSEGRSTKGLPVMSLVKNIEDDNWTKNYTYYDTKGRAIGTYAINHLGGYTKTESKLDFAGVAQQVITRHKRLDTDTERVITESFEYDHQNRLLVHKHQVDSNPVEILTQNTYNEISQLASKKVGGVSVGSPLQQIDYKYNIRGWMTKINDPANLNGKLFGYELRYNNPVNTQSTGKYNGNVAEIDWNNGSENLLKRYNYEYDNINRLTNAFYKEPTTGVSGNFDEYLTYDLNGNINTLKRRAVPISGLTSTLVDDLVYQYTGTVWIKWLRML
- a CDS encoding RHS repeat domain-containing protein; translated protein: MTVDEFNDLPNLYDLLGNISFYVFDSGIRFLAESRNYKILNGKPVLTKENKEFQNSKEFPHLLLSSTTTDPDGSVIESQYQYAHEKGNQLMISKNMIGVPLEVKTSKTMGVNSKMLSKTEILYPFNQAEADIKTSGLVLPHAVLSTDLQNVASTDITYDKYDSKGNIRQYTTKDGISTVIIWGYNQTQPIAKIENIKLENISQSLIDSIVNASDLDASAGSNNDESNLFNAFKTFRSNLSRYTVTTYSYDALIGVRSITPPSGIRETYLYDSANRLEKVIDANGKILKELKYNYKN